From one Puniceicoccus vermicola genomic stretch:
- a CDS encoding HAD family hydrolase, translated as MSLTLPPGRFDAYIFDCDGTLIDSMPLHLEAWNYGLRQAGADWDIPEDYFYDSAGKSLLQVVEELNARFPGKLLAENVGEHKEEFYHRKIHDLKAFSDVVEHLKEARDRGIPTAVASGSARFAVEKSLEVTGLISMVDVIVAAEDVTRGKPAPDCFLLAAEQLGVDPLRCLVFEDGKAGLKAAGICGMATVEVDARRGAALHV; from the coding sequence ATGTCATTAACTCTTCCGCCAGGCCGCTTCGATGCCTACATCTTCGATTGTGATGGAACTCTCATCGATTCGATGCCTTTGCACCTCGAAGCCTGGAACTATGGATTGCGACAAGCTGGCGCGGATTGGGATATTCCGGAGGATTATTTTTATGATTCGGCAGGAAAATCACTCCTGCAGGTCGTCGAAGAGCTGAACGCTCGCTTTCCGGGAAAGCTGCTCGCCGAGAATGTAGGAGAGCACAAAGAAGAGTTCTACCACCGGAAAATTCATGACCTGAAAGCTTTTTCCGATGTGGTCGAGCACCTCAAGGAGGCTCGTGACCGTGGGATTCCGACAGCGGTCGCTTCGGGGAGTGCACGCTTTGCAGTCGAGAAATCCTTGGAAGTCACAGGGTTGATCTCGATGGTCGACGTGATCGTGGCCGCCGAAGATGTCACTCGAGGCAAGCCCGCTCCCGACTGTTTCCTCTTGGCTGCGGAGCAGCTCGGAGTCGATCCCTTGCGGTGCCTTGTCTTCGAGGATGGCAAAGCGGGTCTCAAGGCCGCGGGGATCTGCGGTATGGCCACCGTCGAGGTGGACGCGCGCCGTGGCGCTGCTCTGCACGTCTGA
- a CDS encoding metal-dependent transcriptional regulator, with protein MAGTQKTETDPKKRLRRTHRAIRGQHREERTEDYVESVYRMERNEEPVRVVDLQKIFAVSHVTVIRALEKLSEQGFLERSESGISLTDKGRELGAWCYERHRLVESFLVSLGVSKNTASNDAEGIEHHLSPETLSAMKEHLNER; from the coding sequence ATGGCCGGAACTCAAAAAACAGAAACGGACCCAAAGAAACGGCTACGCCGCACCCACCGGGCGATCCGCGGCCAGCACCGCGAGGAGAGAACGGAAGACTACGTCGAATCGGTCTACCGAATGGAGCGCAATGAAGAACCCGTTCGCGTCGTCGACCTGCAAAAGATTTTCGCCGTCTCCCACGTCACGGTCATCCGTGCTCTTGAAAAATTGAGTGAACAAGGCTTTCTCGAACGCAGTGAAAGCGGGATATCCCTTACGGATAAGGGTCGCGAGCTCGGCGCCTGGTGCTACGAGAGACATCGGCTTGTCGAATCGTTTCTCGTCTCCCTCGGGGTCTCGAAAAATACCGCTTCCAACGATGCCGAAGGCATCGAGCACCACCTGAGTCCGGAAACACTCTCCGCGATGAAGGAACACCTCAACGAACGATAG
- the lpxK gene encoding tetraacyldisaccharide 4'-kinase, giving the protein MSSQPKKHSKFKSRLDALEGFLVDVVYDRRTGRSATVVGSILNGFSYLFESIVRFRWYLYSNRIFRNRPLGCLVVVVGNLTVGGTGKTPVVEKFARSLHEQGRKVAILSRGYKSKKEPFYKKWWRAVTHVSEPPPRIVSDGEKVLMGPEEAGDEPYMLARNLPGVHVLVDKNRVKAGAYAIRRFGCDTLILDDGLQYLPLKGSMNLVLVDKTNPFGNRRLLPRGILREPVSHLKRASYVFLTKSDGSPSEELEGFIHKHHPEVEIIECSHRPTHLQSLDLNEKFPVEKLKGARVGAFSGIAVPEGFEAFLRDNGATIRYNRRFLDHHWFTDRELLSIGEQAKEIGVDFLVTTEKDAVRIGSQIDFGLPIYFLRLEIGILRGANDFEEAVARVCFPGRPLSEKAQVKALRVASAS; this is encoded by the coding sequence GTGAGTTCCCAGCCGAAAAAACATTCCAAGTTCAAAAGCCGTCTCGACGCGCTGGAAGGGTTTCTGGTCGATGTGGTTTACGACCGCAGAACTGGCCGTTCGGCCACCGTGGTCGGTTCGATCCTGAACGGGTTTTCGTATCTCTTCGAGTCGATCGTCCGCTTCCGTTGGTATCTTTATAGCAATCGGATTTTCCGCAATCGTCCGCTCGGGTGTTTGGTGGTCGTAGTCGGGAATTTGACGGTCGGGGGAACCGGTAAAACACCGGTGGTGGAAAAGTTTGCCCGCAGTCTCCACGAGCAGGGGCGAAAGGTCGCCATCCTCAGCCGAGGATATAAGAGCAAGAAGGAGCCTTTTTATAAGAAGTGGTGGCGGGCGGTTACGCACGTCTCCGAGCCCCCTCCGCGGATCGTCAGCGACGGGGAAAAGGTATTGATGGGCCCCGAGGAAGCAGGGGATGAGCCCTACATGCTCGCTCGAAATCTTCCCGGCGTCCACGTGCTGGTCGATAAAAACCGGGTCAAAGCGGGCGCGTATGCCATTCGTCGTTTTGGGTGTGACACCTTGATCCTCGACGATGGTCTGCAGTATCTCCCTCTCAAGGGAAGTATGAATCTGGTCCTCGTCGATAAGACCAATCCTTTTGGTAACCGGCGGCTGCTGCCCCGAGGAATTCTCCGCGAGCCCGTGAGCCATTTAAAGCGGGCATCGTATGTATTTTTGACCAAGTCGGACGGTTCGCCCTCCGAGGAGCTCGAAGGGTTTATTCATAAACACCATCCTGAGGTGGAAATCATTGAGTGCTCGCACCGGCCCACCCACCTGCAGAGTCTCGATCTGAACGAAAAGTTCCCGGTCGAGAAGTTAAAGGGTGCACGGGTCGGAGCCTTCAGTGGGATCGCCGTGCCCGAGGGGTTTGAAGCTTTTCTCCGTGATAACGGGGCCACGATTCGCTACAACCGCCGCTTCCTCGATCATCATTGGTTTACGGATCGTGAGCTGCTGTCGATCGGAGAGCAGGCGAAGGAAATCGGAGTCGATTTTCTGGTGACTACCGAAAAGGACGCAGTGCGGATCGGCTCGCAGATCGATTTCGGCCTTCCGATCTATTTTCTTCGCCTCGAAATTGGCATCCTCCGCGGTGCCAATGACTTCGAAGAGGCCGTGGCGAGGGTCTGTTTCCCCGGTCGGCCTCTCTCCGAAAAGGCGCAAGTCAAAGCGCTGCGAGTCGCTTCGGCTTCGTAG
- a CDS encoding class II fumarate hydratase, with amino-acid sequence MRTEKDSMGEMQVPDEALYGASTQRAVLNFPVSGYRMPDGFIKGLGLVKAACASANEELGRLSQEKAELIRKAADEVMDGGHMEQFPVDVFQTGSGTSSNMNINEVISNLACQYAGKPIGAKEPVHPNDDVNMGQSSNDIVPTVLHVSVALALQETLIPSLEHLAEELEKKSEAFKEVVKIGRTHLMDATPLTLGQEFSGYAAQARKGVERAKKAVGILGELAIGGTAVGTGINCHPDFPGKVARILSEKTGITFREADNHFEAQGGRDDAVEVAGLLTTIAASLTKIGNDIRLLGSGPRSGLGEIALPATQPGSSIMPGKVNPVMSEMLVQSSMYAMGLGNTVAMCGRDGHFELNVTIPLIAYSLHESIKVLGNAAKTFADRCVADIEANTETCDQLVKRSLMLVTALNPHIGYDKASKVAKKAFAENKTLREVVLEEGLLDEQTLDAALDPMSMVHPSA; translated from the coding sequence ATGCGTACGGAAAAAGACTCCATGGGTGAAATGCAGGTCCCCGACGAAGCTCTCTACGGAGCCTCGACACAGCGGGCTGTTTTGAATTTTCCAGTCAGTGGGTATCGGATGCCCGATGGTTTTATCAAAGGTCTGGGCCTTGTGAAGGCCGCCTGTGCTTCCGCAAATGAGGAACTCGGTCGCCTGAGTCAGGAAAAGGCGGAGTTGATCCGCAAGGCTGCCGATGAGGTCATGGACGGCGGTCATATGGAGCAATTTCCGGTCGATGTTTTCCAGACCGGGTCCGGCACTTCTTCGAACATGAACATCAACGAGGTGATCTCGAACCTGGCTTGCCAGTATGCGGGGAAGCCGATTGGTGCCAAGGAGCCAGTTCACCCGAATGACGATGTGAATATGGGGCAATCTTCGAACGATATTGTTCCGACGGTTCTTCACGTGAGCGTTGCTCTCGCCCTGCAGGAGACTCTGATCCCCTCGCTGGAGCATCTGGCCGAAGAACTTGAGAAGAAAAGCGAAGCTTTTAAGGAAGTCGTCAAGATTGGCCGCACCCACCTCATGGATGCGACTCCGTTGACTCTGGGGCAGGAGTTTTCCGGGTATGCTGCTCAAGCTCGCAAGGGCGTCGAGCGGGCGAAAAAAGCGGTTGGGATTCTCGGGGAACTCGCGATTGGCGGAACCGCGGTCGGAACCGGCATCAACTGTCATCCGGATTTCCCCGGTAAGGTCGCCCGAATTCTGTCCGAGAAAACCGGAATCACCTTCCGGGAAGCCGACAACCACTTTGAAGCCCAAGGGGGCCGGGATGACGCCGTCGAGGTTGCGGGCCTCCTGACGACCATCGCCGCGAGCTTGACCAAGATCGGGAACGATATCCGTCTCCTCGGATCGGGCCCTCGGTCGGGTCTCGGTGAGATCGCTCTTCCTGCCACTCAGCCCGGATCGTCGATCATGCCGGGCAAGGTCAATCCGGTGATGAGCGAGATGCTGGTCCAATCTTCCATGTACGCGATGGGCCTCGGTAACACGGTCGCCATGTGTGGTCGCGATGGTCATTTCGAGCTCAACGTCACCATCCCGCTCATTGCCTACAGTCTCCACGAGTCGATCAAGGTTCTGGGGAATGCGGCCAAGACTTTTGCCGATCGGTGTGTCGCTGACATTGAGGCCAACACCGAGACCTGTGACCAGCTCGTAAAACGTTCGCTGATGCTCGTCACCGCCCTGAATCCGCACATCGGTTACGACAAGGCCTCGAAGGTGGCCAAGAAAGCTTTTGCCGAAAATAAAACCCTGCGTGAAGTCGTTCTTGAAGAAGGACTTCTTGATGAACAAACTCTCGACGCCGCGCTCGACCCCATGAGCATGGTTCATCCGTCCGCTTAG